One Microbacterium sp. W4I20 DNA window includes the following coding sequences:
- a CDS encoding GbsR/MarR family transcriptional regulator — MADDDTADAAASASDLHRATGPAEQAAAMLTSAGMPRMPARVMMALVAAPDGGYTAAQIADRLGISAAAVSGAVRYLQQLHFIVRRSRPGDRRDRYEFVHDTFSGSMVANTPVYTRLSEFIDEIAAEHDDDPGAQERAAELADFFRFLSERMLQIVEDWRAQRRPD; from the coding sequence ATGGCTGACGACGACACGGCGGATGCCGCGGCATCCGCTTCCGACCTGCACCGCGCGACCGGGCCGGCCGAACAGGCTGCGGCCATGCTGACCTCCGCGGGGATGCCGCGCATGCCCGCCCGCGTGATGATGGCCCTGGTCGCCGCGCCGGACGGCGGGTACACGGCGGCGCAGATCGCCGACCGGCTGGGCATCTCTGCCGCCGCGGTGTCGGGCGCGGTGCGCTACCTGCAGCAGCTCCACTTCATCGTGCGGCGGTCACGACCGGGCGATCGCCGTGACCGCTACGAGTTCGTGCACGACACCTTCTCGGGCTCGATGGTCGCGAACACCCCGGTCTACACCCGCCTCTCGGAGTTCATCGACGAGATCGCCGCCGAGCACGACGACGACCCCGGCGCCCAGGAGCGCGCGGCCGAACTCGCCGACTTCTTCCGGTTCCTCTCCGAGCGGATGCTGCAGATCGTCGAGGACTGGCGCGCACAGCGCCGCCCGGACTGA
- a CDS encoding GntR family transcriptional regulator, producing the protein MIEEGKPLFLQIAEQIEDSIIDGSLAEEAQAPSTNELAAFYRINPATAAKGVAMLTDKGVLYKRRGIGMFVAEGAREMLLGERRSAFADRYIDPLLAEARTLGLGPDDLADLLRQRAAHAPSTTAEGKSPA; encoded by the coding sequence GTGATCGAAGAAGGCAAGCCGCTCTTCCTCCAGATCGCCGAACAGATCGAGGACTCGATCATCGACGGTTCGCTCGCCGAGGAAGCCCAGGCACCGTCCACGAACGAGCTCGCCGCGTTCTACCGGATCAACCCCGCCACCGCAGCCAAGGGAGTCGCCATGCTCACCGACAAGGGAGTGCTCTACAAGCGCCGAGGAATCGGCATGTTCGTCGCCGAGGGGGCGCGCGAGATGCTCCTCGGCGAGCGCCGCTCGGCCTTCGCCGACCGCTACATCGACCCGCTCCTCGCCGAGGCGCGCACGCTGGGGCTCGGCCCCGACGACCTGGCCGACCTGCTCCGGCAGCGCGCCGCACACGCTCCGTCCACCACCGCAGAAGGGAAGTCCCCCGCATGA
- a CDS encoding ABC transporter ATP-binding protein, which translates to MTAVIEVQNLTKRYKEKRALDNVSLSIEGNAIHGLLGRNGAGKTTLMSILTAQNFETSGTVKVFGEHPYENAGVLGRICFVRESQKYPDDAYPKHAFKAARLFFPNWDQELADELIDEFQLPMKQTIKKLSRGQLSAVGVIIGLASRADITFFDEPYLGLDAVARQIFYDRLIEDYAEHPRTIILSSHLIDEVSNLIEKVIVIDNGQILLQDDTDAVRDRAVTLVGDAAKVEAWVAGREVLHREALGRVASVTVLGRLSATEKAEVTASGLDLAPVSLQQLVVRLTQKAGVHSDTRDAITKEEVR; encoded by the coding sequence ATGACCGCCGTCATCGAGGTGCAGAACCTCACCAAGCGCTACAAGGAGAAGCGGGCGCTCGACAACGTCTCGCTCTCGATCGAAGGAAACGCCATCCACGGCCTCCTGGGCCGCAACGGCGCCGGCAAGACCACGCTCATGTCGATCCTCACGGCGCAGAACTTCGAGACGTCCGGGACCGTCAAGGTCTTCGGCGAGCACCCGTACGAGAACGCCGGCGTGCTCGGACGGATCTGCTTCGTCCGAGAGAGCCAGAAGTACCCGGACGACGCGTACCCGAAGCACGCGTTCAAGGCCGCGCGCCTGTTCTTTCCGAACTGGGATCAGGAGCTCGCCGACGAGCTCATCGACGAGTTCCAACTGCCGATGAAGCAGACGATCAAGAAGCTCTCCCGTGGGCAGCTCTCGGCCGTCGGCGTGATCATCGGCCTCGCGTCTCGCGCAGACATCACCTTCTTCGACGAGCCCTACCTCGGGCTCGACGCGGTCGCCCGGCAGATCTTCTATGACCGTCTCATCGAGGACTACGCCGAGCATCCGCGCACGATCATCCTGTCGTCCCACCTGATCGACGAGGTCTCCAACCTCATCGAGAAGGTCATCGTGATCGACAACGGCCAGATCCTGCTGCAGGACGACACGGATGCCGTGCGCGACCGCGCCGTCACCCTCGTGGGCGACGCGGCCAAGGTCGAAGCCTGGGTCGCCGGCCGCGAGGTCCTGCACCGGGAAGCGCTGGGCCGCGTGGCATCCGTCACCGTGCTCGGACGACTGTCCGCCACCGAGAAGGCCGAGGTCACGGCATCCGGTCTCGATCTCGCCCCGGTCTCCCTCCAGCAGCTCGTCGTCCGCCTGACCCAGAAGGCGGGCGTCCACTCCGACACGCGAGACGCGATCACGAAAGAGGAGGTGCGCTGA
- a CDS encoding NAD(P)-dependent alcohol dehydrogenase encodes MTVSALQAATPGAPFIRTAIPRRELRADDLDVRVTFCGVCHSDLHAWHGDADGFPLVPGHEFVGEVVAVGPAVTRFAVGDAVAVGNIVDSCGACRMCRAGQENFCEKFPTLTYGGTDRVDGTPTLGAFSSHYVVSERFAYHRPESLDPAAVAPLMCAGVTVWEPLRSAGVGPGTRLGVVGLGGLGHLAVRLGRALGADVTVFTTSPEKTADAGALGATRVVVSRDDTVMNEARNSLDVIIDTVAVEHDLAPYLRALDLDGTLFSLGYLGPVTVQTLDLLIGRRRLASGGSGGHHYTQDLLDFCGEHGITADVEVLPAAQVDVAFDRLARNDVRYRFVLDMRELDA; translated from the coding sequence ATGACTGTTTCTGCTCTCCAAGCCGCCACGCCCGGTGCGCCGTTCATCCGCACCGCCATCCCCCGCCGCGAACTGCGCGCCGACGATCTCGACGTGCGTGTCACCTTCTGCGGCGTCTGCCACTCCGACCTGCACGCGTGGCACGGTGACGCCGACGGCTTCCCCCTGGTGCCCGGACACGAGTTCGTCGGAGAGGTCGTCGCGGTCGGACCGGCGGTGACCCGATTCGCCGTGGGGGACGCCGTCGCGGTGGGGAACATCGTCGACTCCTGCGGCGCATGCCGCATGTGTCGAGCGGGGCAGGAGAACTTCTGCGAGAAGTTCCCCACGCTCACCTACGGCGGCACCGACCGGGTCGACGGCACGCCCACACTCGGTGCGTTCTCGTCGCACTACGTCGTGAGCGAGCGCTTCGCCTACCATCGCCCCGAATCGCTCGACCCTGCGGCAGTGGCACCGCTGATGTGCGCGGGCGTGACGGTCTGGGAGCCGCTCCGCTCGGCGGGAGTCGGGCCGGGAACGCGTCTCGGCGTCGTCGGACTCGGCGGCCTCGGTCACCTGGCTGTGCGCCTCGGTCGCGCGCTCGGTGCGGACGTCACGGTGTTCACGACCTCGCCGGAGAAGACGGCGGACGCGGGTGCACTCGGCGCCACAAGGGTCGTGGTCTCGCGCGACGACACGGTCATGAACGAGGCGCGGAACAGCCTCGACGTGATCATCGACACCGTCGCCGTGGAACATGACCTCGCTCCCTACCTCCGGGCACTCGATCTCGACGGGACGCTGTTCTCCCTCGGCTACCTCGGACCGGTGACCGTCCAGACCCTCGACCTCCTGATCGGTCGCCGCCGACTCGCCTCGGGTGGGAGCGGCGGACACCACTACACGCAGGACCTCCTGGACTTCTGCGGCGAACACGGCATCACGGCAGACGTCGAAGTGCTCCCGGCTGCACAGGTCGACGTCGCATTCGATCGGCTCGCCCGCAACGACGTGCGCTACCGCTTCGTGCTGGACATGCGCGAGCTCGACGCCTGA
- a CDS encoding TetR family transcriptional regulator: MQSAETTRRRILDAATEEFAARGIAGARVDRIADASGASKPMLYRYFGSKEQLFEVVFTSHVIANSDRVPFDASDLPDYAARLYDDYLADPALLRLISWKRLERLSVGYLYPGLEENDVAHLRDIGEEQQRGTIRQDMDPADVWSLLISMASTWAETSITDVARPEDAAALHARRREALAAATRAAFSPPARPRP, translated from the coding sequence ATGCAATCCGCCGAGACCACCCGCCGCCGCATCCTCGATGCCGCGACGGAGGAGTTCGCCGCCCGAGGCATCGCCGGGGCCCGCGTCGATCGCATCGCCGACGCATCAGGGGCGAGCAAGCCCATGCTCTACCGGTACTTCGGCTCGAAGGAGCAGCTGTTCGAGGTCGTGTTCACCTCGCACGTCATCGCGAACAGCGACCGCGTGCCGTTCGACGCGAGCGACCTCCCCGACTATGCGGCGCGCCTGTACGACGACTACCTCGCCGACCCCGCGCTGCTCCGCCTGATCTCCTGGAAGCGCCTCGAACGCCTCTCGGTCGGATACCTCTACCCCGGACTCGAAGAGAACGATGTCGCGCATCTGCGCGACATCGGCGAAGAGCAGCAGCGCGGCACCATCCGGCAGGACATGGATCCCGCGGACGTCTGGTCTCTGCTGATCTCGATGGCGTCGACGTGGGCCGAGACCTCGATCACCGACGTCGCGCGCCCCGAGGACGCCGCCGCGCTGCATGCGCGCCGCCGCGAAGCGCTCGCCGCAGCGACGCGGGCCGCGTTCAGCCCGCCTGCACGACCCCGGCCCTGA
- a CDS encoding response regulator transcription factor, translated as MIRVLIADDQAVVRAGLAVILGAEPDIDVVGEAVDGADAVRLARSLRPDVVCMDIRMPGTDGIAATREIVGDPALTSDVLILTTFDVDADVFAALEAGAAGFLLKGADENTLLAAVRSVAAGEGTLDQRLTRRILHEFGERRRASTTPTAAVGLPLTERELDVLRLLAEGLSNAEIADRLFVELTTVKYHLAGILQKTGARDRLQAVLWGIRAGVVQAG; from the coding sequence ATGATCCGCGTCCTCATCGCCGACGACCAGGCCGTCGTCCGCGCCGGCCTCGCCGTCATCCTCGGCGCGGAGCCCGACATCGACGTGGTCGGCGAAGCGGTCGACGGCGCCGACGCCGTTCGACTTGCCCGCAGCCTCCGCCCGGACGTCGTCTGCATGGACATCCGGATGCCGGGCACGGACGGCATCGCGGCCACCCGCGAGATCGTCGGGGATCCGGCGCTGACGAGCGACGTGCTGATCCTCACCACCTTCGATGTCGACGCCGACGTCTTCGCCGCGCTCGAGGCCGGGGCCGCCGGGTTCCTCCTCAAGGGCGCAGACGAGAACACCCTGCTCGCCGCGGTGCGCTCCGTCGCCGCCGGGGAGGGGACCCTCGACCAGCGGCTGACCCGGCGCATCCTGCACGAGTTCGGCGAGCGCCGCCGTGCGAGCACGACGCCGACGGCCGCGGTGGGGCTCCCGCTCACCGAGAGGGAGCTCGACGTGCTGCGCCTGCTCGCCGAGGGACTGTCGAACGCCGAGATCGCCGACCGCCTCTTCGTGGAGCTCACGACCGTCAAGTACCACCTCGCCGGCATCCTGCAGAAGACGGGAGCCCGCGACCGGCTGCAGGCGGTGCTCTGGGGGATCAGGGCCGGGGTCGTGCAGGCGGGCTGA
- a CDS encoding sensor histidine kinase, which produces MTPAERSSSRAGRARRAIPPVLVLAAAVGYLGADLWIEELPAAVPGDVSPFVHAGLVALQALLLVFRVRAPIIVFAGAVLLDAVILATSAGELGVGSLGVMLAAYGLARRSARKPAVTALCLGALVTTVVGGSALLLGSRESVLVVILTVVARIALQYAAPAAVAEYFAGRERLADALQEQARMTEHERREQADREVRAEREALARELHDIAGHHLSGIIVSAQAATALTRSDLDRAREMMQTVQDDARIALADLRRTVGLLRSDDDAPSGGPSPVPTIAGIGALVDVARERGQRAVLTTFGDAHALGALAETTAYRMVQESLANAARHAPGAACAVTVRFDADAVEIAVSNESPGERGARATEKPGVGYGLSGMAERAELVGAQLSAGPNESGGWTNRLRIPLDGRNPA; this is translated from the coding sequence ATGACCCCTGCGGAGCGCTCTTCCTCGCGTGCCGGGCGTGCGCGCCGGGCGATCCCGCCGGTGCTCGTGCTCGCCGCCGCGGTGGGCTACCTCGGCGCCGATCTCTGGATCGAAGAACTGCCCGCCGCGGTGCCCGGGGATGTCTCGCCGTTCGTTCACGCCGGACTGGTCGCTCTGCAGGCCCTGCTCCTCGTCTTCCGCGTGCGTGCGCCGATCATCGTCTTCGCCGGCGCGGTGCTCCTCGACGCCGTGATCCTGGCGACCTCGGCGGGGGAGCTGGGCGTCGGCTCGCTGGGCGTCATGCTCGCCGCCTACGGGCTGGCTCGACGCAGCGCGCGAAAGCCGGCGGTGACGGCGCTGTGCCTCGGCGCGCTCGTGACCACGGTCGTCGGCGGCAGCGCCCTGCTGCTCGGATCCCGCGAATCCGTTCTCGTCGTGATCCTCACCGTGGTCGCGCGCATCGCGCTGCAGTACGCCGCCCCCGCGGCCGTCGCCGAGTACTTCGCCGGGCGCGAGCGCCTGGCCGATGCGCTGCAGGAACAGGCGCGGATGACCGAGCACGAGCGACGCGAGCAGGCCGACCGCGAGGTGCGCGCCGAGCGCGAAGCCCTCGCGCGGGAGCTGCACGACATCGCCGGGCACCATCTCTCCGGCATCATCGTGAGCGCCCAGGCGGCCACCGCACTCACCCGCAGCGACCTCGATCGGGCGCGGGAGATGATGCAGACCGTGCAGGACGACGCCCGCATCGCACTCGCGGACCTCCGACGGACGGTCGGGCTGCTGCGCAGCGACGACGACGCGCCCTCGGGCGGCCCGAGCCCCGTGCCCACCATCGCGGGTATCGGAGCGCTCGTCGACGTGGCGCGGGAACGGGGTCAGCGCGCCGTGCTCACGACCTTCGGCGATGCGCATGCCCTGGGTGCGCTCGCCGAGACCACCGCGTATCGGATGGTGCAGGAGTCGCTCGCCAACGCCGCACGGCACGCTCCCGGTGCGGCCTGCGCCGTCACCGTGCGGTTCGATGCGGATGCCGTGGAGATCGCGGTCTCCAACGAGTCCCCCGGCGAGCGGGGAGCGCGGGCGACGGAGAAGCCGGGCGTCGGCTACGGACTCTCCGGCATGGCCGAGCGGGCCGAGCTCGTCGGCGCGCAGCTCTCGGCCGGGCCGAACGAGAGCGGCGGATGGACCAATCGCCTCCGCATCCCCCTCGACGGACGGAACCCCGCATGA
- a CDS encoding serine hydrolase — translation MNDITTPPTPPTRRRRARAVIAIAAAAVLVGGALTAGALFRAADRPAASAETASSTALETRMQSLVDAGYPAVLAAVTSPDGDVENVVAGEGNIETGEAPPIDGEVRIASNTKMFVSTVVLQLVDEGLVDLEAPIDTYLPGLIRGDGIDGTAITVHQLLQQTTGLPEYADQIAADAFGAQEKYISPRDMLDIALSRPAGFAPGEKWEYSNTNYLVLGLLIEAVTDRAIAEQIDERIVRPLGLEHTYFPAPGERELRGEHPIGYHADVPGELRDISAMDTSFAWSAGAMVSTPSELNTFMAALLNGELLSDASLGTMQTTVPAGDELWPEGAYGLGLQRYPLSCGGVAWGHGGDIPGTQTRNAVGPDGTAVTVAVTSLPWAVVSKDDDEVLLEQYRIVVEALDETLCDR, via the coding sequence ATGAACGACATCACCACACCCCCGACCCCGCCCACCCGCCGCCGCAGGGCACGCGCGGTCATCGCGATCGCTGCTGCCGCCGTGCTCGTCGGCGGAGCCCTCACGGCCGGGGCGCTCTTCCGCGCCGCCGATCGCCCGGCCGCCTCCGCCGAGACGGCATCCTCCACCGCTCTCGAGACCAGGATGCAGTCGCTGGTGGATGCCGGCTACCCCGCCGTGCTCGCAGCCGTGACCTCACCGGACGGCGACGTCGAGAACGTCGTCGCCGGGGAGGGGAACATCGAGACCGGCGAGGCCCCGCCCATCGACGGGGAGGTGCGGATCGCCAGCAACACCAAGATGTTCGTCTCGACGGTCGTGCTGCAGCTGGTCGATGAGGGCCTCGTCGACCTGGAGGCGCCGATCGACACGTACCTCCCCGGCCTGATCCGGGGGGACGGGATCGACGGGACCGCCATCACCGTGCACCAGTTGCTGCAGCAGACCACCGGCCTGCCGGAGTACGCCGATCAGATCGCGGCCGACGCGTTCGGCGCGCAGGAGAAGTACATCTCCCCGCGCGACATGCTCGACATCGCCCTCAGCCGTCCGGCGGGGTTCGCGCCGGGCGAGAAGTGGGAGTACAGCAACACGAACTACCTCGTGCTCGGACTGCTGATCGAGGCGGTCACCGACCGCGCGATCGCCGAGCAGATCGACGAGCGCATCGTGCGCCCGCTGGGTCTCGAGCACACCTACTTCCCCGCGCCGGGCGAGCGGGAGCTGCGCGGCGAGCATCCGATCGGCTACCACGCCGACGTCCCGGGAGAGCTCCGCGACATCTCCGCGATGGACACCTCCTTCGCCTGGTCGGCCGGCGCCATGGTCTCCACCCCCAGCGAGCTCAACACGTTCATGGCCGCCCTGCTGAACGGCGAGCTGCTGAGCGACGCCTCGCTCGGCACGATGCAGACCACCGTTCCGGCGGGCGATGAACTGTGGCCCGAGGGTGCGTACGGTCTCGGCCTGCAGCGGTATCCGCTCAGCTGCGGCGGCGTCGCCTGGGGTCACGGCGGTGACATCCCCGGCACCCAGACCCGCAACGCCGTCGGCCCGGACGGCACAGCGGTGACCGTCGCCGTGACGTCGCTGCCCTGGGCCGTGGTCTCGAAGGACGACGACGAGGTGCTGCTCGAGCAGTACCGGATCGTGGTCGAAGCCCTCGACGAGACGCTGTGCGACCGGTGA
- a CDS encoding ABC transporter ATP-binding protein has product MNIPTSPPLEARGLHKTFHGRSRVDDVGFTIGPGRVVGLLGPNGAGKTTTIRLLLGLMAADRGEGLVFGHPYRDVERPATMVGAVLDAGGLHPARTGREHLRIAAARAEVSSERVDAVLAEVGMTAEADRRSGGYSLGMKQRIAIAAALLGEPKLLVLDEPSNGLDPAGMRWLRDHLRAFADAGGTVLLSSHLLSDVQDIADDIVVIAEGRVVADVTVADAVATASGDLEGYYLQVTGNAGVR; this is encoded by the coding sequence ATGAACATTCCCACATCTCCGCCGCTCGAGGCGCGCGGACTGCACAAGACATTCCACGGTCGCTCTCGCGTCGACGACGTCGGTTTCACGATCGGCCCCGGAAGGGTGGTCGGGCTGCTCGGACCCAACGGCGCCGGCAAGACGACCACCATCCGCCTGCTGCTCGGGCTCATGGCGGCGGACCGGGGCGAGGGGCTGGTCTTCGGGCACCCCTACCGCGACGTCGAGCGACCCGCCACGATGGTCGGGGCCGTGCTCGACGCCGGTGGCCTGCACCCTGCTCGCACCGGACGGGAGCATCTGCGCATCGCCGCGGCCCGCGCCGAGGTCTCTTCCGAGCGCGTCGATGCCGTCCTCGCCGAGGTGGGCATGACCGCCGAGGCCGACCGCCGGTCCGGAGGCTACTCGCTCGGCATGAAGCAGCGCATCGCGATCGCCGCGGCGCTCCTCGGAGAGCCGAAGCTCCTCGTCCTCGACGAGCCGTCGAACGGCCTCGACCCCGCGGGCATGCGCTGGCTGCGCGACCACCTGCGGGCCTTCGCGGATGCCGGTGGCACGGTGCTGCTCTCCTCGCACCTGCTCTCCGACGTGCAGGACATCGCCGACGACATCGTCGTGATCGCCGAGGGGCGCGTCGTCGCCGACGTGACCGTGGCGGATGCTGTCGCCACGGCGAGCGGAGACCTCGAGGGGTACTACCTCCAGGTGACCGGGAACGCGGGGGTGCGCTGA